A single Acetivibrio cellulolyticus CD2 DNA region contains:
- a CDS encoding dipeptidase — protein MIIFDAHCDTITKIMEINSNLHTSNCHIDIARMKKIGNFVQTFAAYIDPAYSQAYAMKRAMQIIDRFYNEIEIYKDDIMLCCNYKDIQKAISDGKIAAMLSIEGGEALQGDLGALRNFYRLGVRSICLTWNFRNEIADGVKDGETGGGLTPFGKKLIKEMNNLGMLVDLSHISEKGFWDVIETTDKPIIVSHSNARVICSHARNLYNDQITAVAKNGGVIGINLYPDFLNDTGRATITDIIKHIEHIISLAGADHIGMGADFDGIEKTPEDINGVEAINAIFEELGKLNYSNEVIEKFAGGNFLRLVKDLL, from the coding sequence ATGATAATTTTTGATGCACATTGTGATACAATTACCAAAATAATGGAGATAAATTCAAATTTACACACCAGCAACTGCCATATTGACATAGCAAGAATGAAAAAGATAGGTAATTTCGTTCAGACTTTTGCCGCATATATTGATCCGGCATACTCTCAAGCATATGCAATGAAGCGTGCAATGCAGATTATAGATAGGTTTTATAATGAAATAGAAATATATAAAGACGATATAATGTTATGTTGTAATTACAAAGATATTCAAAAGGCAATATCGGATGGAAAAATAGCTGCAATGCTTTCTATTGAAGGTGGCGAAGCACTTCAGGGGGATTTGGGAGCTTTAAGGAATTTCTACAGGCTTGGTGTAAGAAGTATTTGCCTCACATGGAATTTTAGAAATGAAATAGCCGATGGAGTAAAAGATGGGGAAACGGGTGGAGGACTTACACCATTTGGTAAAAAATTGATAAAAGAAATGAACAACCTTGGAATGCTTGTTGACTTGTCACATATTTCAGAGAAAGGATTCTGGGATGTAATTGAGACCACCGATAAACCAATAATTGTATCACATTCAAATGCACGGGTTATTTGTTCACATGCAAGAAACCTTTATAACGATCAGATAACAGCTGTAGCAAAAAATGGCGGAGTAATTGGAATAAACCTTTACCCTGATTTTTTAAACGACACCGGTAGAGCAACAATAACTGACATTATTAAGCATATCGAGCATATTATATCTCTGGCGGGGGCTGATCATATCGGAATGGGAGCAGATTTCGACGGAATTGAAAAGACTCCTGAAGATATTAATGGTGTTGAAGCAATTAATGCTATATTTGAAGAATTGGGTAAGTTAAATTATTCCAATGAAGTGATTGAAAAATTTGCAGGTGGTAATTTCCTACGGTTGGTTAAGGATTTATTATAG
- a CDS encoding glycoside hydrolase family 9 protein, giving the protein MKKRSDFSKKARSLIASAVILATAVIPVNTQTLNAADVEFNYAKALQYSQYFYDANMCGTGVDENGQYMWRSDCHVYDAELPLDSTNTNMSDSFISKNESILDPDGDGKLDVAGGFHDAGDHVKFGMPEAYSGSTVGWGFYEFRDQYEATGQDTHTKTILRYFNDYFMKCTYLDADGKAIALCYQVGDGDIDHAYWNSPEIDEMFRKGWFATEELPSTDCVSATAASLAVNYMNFKDEDPDYAAKNLKYAKALFEFAERCETKECNADGPKGYYASSKWQDDYCWAASWLYLATQDEHYLEQVWKYFDYYAPSCWTHCWNDVWAGTTCILAEINDLYDKDGQVFEDAYRTVAKKSPYETIDFWSQIAKTVDNWMDGTTVTITPGGYSFLNQWGSARYNTATQLLAFVYDKHHGDTPSKYGEWAKSQMNYLLGDNPINRCYVVGYSDISAKYPHHRAASGLSKCEDPDPHKYVLYGALVGGPGVKDEHKDVTSDYIYNEVTIDYNAAFVGACAGAYRFFGDSSMQVTPNFPPPVDIDDGGDTSGGSAYWVEAFGVDIAQKDGPKATEITFYVCSNVRKTSKNISVRYYFDSTGMTSLEPEIIELRQLYDQAATETEYAAELSGPHLYKDKIYYIEISWPGYVIAGSNKKYQFALGTYAYQNYWNPADDWSYQGLSIEDSNWTGTPVKTDNICVYDNGVLVGGIEPDGSTPIVTTTAAVTPTPTIATPTPTTTNVIVGDLNGDGKVNSIDFGYLRMYLLGTIKDLPAEDDLKAADLNGDKSINSIDFGYFRMYLLGTIKVFPAAS; this is encoded by the coding sequence ATGAAAAAGAGAAGTGATTTTTCAAAAAAAGCAAGGTCTTTGATTGCCAGTGCAGTTATCCTTGCTACAGCAGTTATTCCTGTTAACACGCAGACTCTTAATGCTGCTGATGTGGAATTCAACTATGCAAAAGCATTGCAGTATTCTCAGTATTTCTACGATGCGAATATGTGTGGTACCGGTGTTGATGAAAATGGTCAATATATGTGGAGAAGTGATTGTCACGTATACGATGCAGAGCTTCCGCTTGATTCTACAAATACCAATATGTCAGATAGCTTCATTAGCAAAAATGAGAGTATACTAGATCCGGATGGAGATGGAAAACTCGATGTTGCTGGTGGTTTCCATGATGCGGGTGACCATGTTAAATTCGGTATGCCTGAAGCATATTCCGGATCAACAGTAGGATGGGGCTTCTATGAATTCAGAGATCAATATGAAGCTACCGGACAAGATACTCATACTAAAACAATATTAAGATATTTTAATGATTATTTTATGAAGTGTACATATTTGGACGCTGACGGCAAGGCAATAGCTCTTTGCTATCAAGTAGGTGACGGTGATATTGACCATGCTTATTGGAATTCACCTGAAATAGATGAAATGTTCAGAAAAGGGTGGTTTGCTACTGAAGAATTACCTTCAACTGACTGTGTGTCAGCAACTGCAGCTTCGCTTGCAGTAAACTATATGAATTTCAAGGATGAAGATCCAGACTATGCAGCAAAAAACCTTAAGTATGCAAAAGCGCTGTTTGAATTTGCAGAGAGATGTGAAACTAAAGAATGTAACGCAGATGGACCTAAAGGTTATTATGCGTCATCCAAATGGCAGGATGACTATTGCTGGGCTGCATCATGGCTTTATTTAGCAACGCAGGACGAGCATTATCTAGAACAAGTATGGAAATATTTCGACTATTATGCACCTTCTTGTTGGACACATTGCTGGAATGATGTATGGGCAGGTACCACATGTATTTTGGCTGAAATTAATGATTTATATGACAAAGATGGACAAGTATTTGAAGATGCCTACAGAACAGTTGCCAAAAAGAGTCCTTATGAGACTATAGATTTTTGGAGCCAGATAGCAAAAACAGTAGATAATTGGATGGATGGAACAACAGTTACAATAACACCAGGTGGATACTCATTTCTTAATCAGTGGGGTTCTGCAAGATATAATACTGCTACCCAGCTGTTAGCGTTTGTTTATGACAAACATCATGGTGATACCCCATCTAAATACGGTGAGTGGGCCAAATCACAAATGAATTACTTGTTGGGTGACAATCCAATCAACCGTTGCTATGTTGTAGGCTATAGCGACATTTCTGCAAAATACCCACATCATAGGGCAGCATCAGGTTTATCAAAATGTGAAGATCCTGATCCGCATAAATATGTACTTTATGGTGCATTAGTCGGTGGCCCAGGCGTAAAAGATGAACATAAGGATGTTACATCAGACTATATTTACAATGAAGTAACAATAGATTATAATGCAGCATTTGTTGGAGCTTGTGCAGGTGCTTATAGATTCTTTGGTGATTCTTCAATGCAAGTTACGCCAAATTTTCCACCACCAGTTGATATAGATGATGGCGGTGATACTTCTGGCGGCTCTGCATATTGGGTTGAAGCATTTGGTGTTGACATAGCGCAGAAGGATGGACCAAAAGCTACAGAAATAACTTTCTATGTATGTTCTAATGTTAGAAAAACTTCAAAAAATATTTCAGTAAGATATTATTTTGATTCTACAGGAATGACATCGCTTGAGCCTGAAATAATTGAATTGAGACAGTTATATGATCAGGCAGCAACTGAAACTGAATATGCAGCTGAGCTATCAGGACCTCATTTGTATAAAGATAAGATTTATTATATTGAAATAAGTTGGCCGGGTTATGTAATTGCTGGCTCTAACAAGAAATACCAGTTTGCGCTGGGCACATATGCTTATCAAAATTATTGGAATCCAGCGGATGACTGGAGCTATCAAGGCCTAAGTATTGAAGATAGCAATTGGACAGGAACACCTGTGAAAACAGATAATATTTGCGTTTATGATAATGGAGTTCTTGTAGGAGGTATTGAACCAGATGGATCAACTCCTATAGTAACAACAACAGCCGCTGTAACTCCAACGCCTACAATAGCAACTCCAACACCTACTACAACAAATGTAATAGTTGGTGACTTGAACGGAGATGGAAAGGTGAATTCAATTGATTTTGGCTACTTAAGAATGTATCTTCTTGGAACGATAAAAGATTTACCAGCAGAGGATGATTTGAAAGCTGCTGACTTAAATGGTGACAAAAGTATAAATTCAATTGACTTTGGATACTTTAGAATGTATTTGCTAGGTACCATAAAAGTATTCCCCGCAGCATCGTAA
- the radC gene encoding RadC family protein — MHEGHRKRLKMRFLKDGLDSFEPHQVLELLLFYSIPRKDTNELAHELLSKYGSLSGVFEADPKDLSQISGVGESTAFLLSLIPQLSRRYFNDKWGEKPELNSSTKAGQYAVSLFAGRTYEAFYIICLDSQNKVNYSELVHEGTINEAPVYPRLLVEAAIRHKANSVILAHNHPGGSLNPSRADIEATRTICNALESISIKVIDHIIVCGGKYYSFAENGRMEAVKF, encoded by the coding sequence ATGCATGAAGGGCATAGAAAAAGATTAAAAATGAGATTTTTAAAGGACGGTCTAGACAGTTTTGAACCTCATCAGGTTTTAGAACTGCTTCTTTTTTATTCAATTCCACGTAAAGACACTAATGAACTGGCCCACGAACTTCTAAGTAAGTATGGGTCATTATCTGGAGTATTTGAGGCTGACCCAAAGGACCTTTCTCAAATTTCCGGTGTTGGTGAAAGTACAGCGTTTTTGTTAAGTCTAATACCCCAACTGTCAAGAAGATATTTTAATGATAAGTGGGGAGAAAAGCCTGAACTGAACAGTTCTACCAAAGCTGGCCAATATGCAGTATCACTCTTTGCAGGGCGGACATATGAAGCATTTTATATTATTTGCCTGGATTCGCAAAACAAAGTCAACTATTCTGAACTGGTTCATGAAGGTACAATTAACGAAGCTCCTGTGTACCCAAGGCTGCTAGTTGAAGCTGCAATAAGGCACAAAGCCAACAGCGTTATTCTTGCCCATAATCATCCGGGCGGAAGTTTAAATCCTTCCAGGGCGGATATTGAAGCAACCAGGACTATTTGCAATGCGTTGGAATCAATATCAATAAAAGTTATTGATCATATAATTGTTTGTGGCGGAAAATACTACAGTTTTGCTGAGAATGGCAGAATGGAAGCAGTAAAATTCTAA
- a CDS encoding YraN family protein has product MENTLNNKRTAGTVGEKIAEEYLKEHNYSIITMNFRYKRLGEIDIIARENNYICFVEVKTRSTLEYGLPSEAVNYKKQENIKKLASIFIGQNRLYDANIRFDVVEVYVKKEKDTMTVEKINLIKNAF; this is encoded by the coding sequence ATGGAAAACACGCTGAACAATAAAAGAACTGCGGGAACTGTAGGTGAAAAAATAGCAGAAGAATATTTAAAGGAGCATAATTATTCCATAATAACTATGAATTTTAGATATAAAAGGCTTGGAGAAATCGACATAATTGCCCGGGAAAACAACTATATTTGTTTCGTTGAAGTTAAGACGCGAAGCACTCTTGAGTACGGTTTACCAAGTGAGGCTGTAAACTATAAAAAGCAGGAAAATATAAAAAAACTGGCTAGTATTTTTATTGGCCAAAACAGATTGTATGATGCAAATATTCGTTTTGATGTTGTAGAAGTGTATGTCAAGAAAGAAAAGGATACTATGACTGTAGAAAAAATAAACCTGATAAAGAATGCCTTTTAG
- a CDS encoding EscU/YscU/HrcU family type III secretion system export apparatus switch protein, translating into MPEKKDKVKQVAALKYSPQSNRAPEIIGLGSGEIAEKIIEKAKENDIPIYKNDELASTLSHFKIGDEIPPELYEVVAEILVFVSNIDKRFGDKKWKTR; encoded by the coding sequence ATGCCAGAGAAGAAAGATAAGGTAAAGCAGGTCGCAGCTTTAAAGTATTCGCCCCAAAGCAATCGTGCACCTGAGATAATCGGTCTTGGGAGCGGGGAAATTGCAGAAAAGATAATTGAAAAAGCTAAAGAGAACGATATACCTATATATAAAAATGATGAACTTGCAAGTACACTAAGTCATTTCAAAATAGGAGATGAAATTCCTCCGGAGCTTTATGAAGTTGTGGCGGAAATTCTAGTATTTGTAAGTAACATCGATAAAAGATTTGGAGATAAAAAATGGAAAACACGCTGA
- the fliK gene encoding flagellar hook-length control protein FliK — protein sequence MKIEGFVGNLDISTANVTDVLGRLAVGDIIRAKVLNIVANELMLKLFDGTTFSANSLSSLDIEQGDTVDFVVKNNSNNQLVLETVKGNDYNQKSVSNTDSNLKKQLLELDIKPDKKNMEIAKEIKQNDLPLNKDVFGKIADTIISFKNVTPQKVAYLIANNIIPEEKNIALLNQIIDEKQKISPMLQDTFKTLSEITDKDVITSISHALKEASVVKSPDQGKSATNSYPTKQEFIRNTVEKAVTAGSSSVFNDPTIPEIKEKLIEFINVNSKKVFSDNPDLTDNKMLMEKAVLFLKENVQNFEKSNIFQGKFIDSILKNVFQKLNEKSNLTDALVKNEMPAKQPLEKADYEKALKDVLDKFYVKVDEGTSGEDLKIKKVYKEMYEKLDVIKSAIEHSNPANKDELLNKIDNLQGNLKFINELNNHSTYIQIPLKMFDKNTTGELYVLKKGSRGKKIDPQNASVLVSLNTQNLGQVDSLISVNKKNISLNLRVEDQSIISFIKENYIELYNSLRAKGYKLVDAKYRLIDERINVINADRTMKKELDLSSQSIDCKI from the coding sequence ATGAAAATTGAGGGATTTGTTGGCAATTTGGATATTAGTACAGCCAATGTGACTGACGTCCTCGGAAGACTTGCGGTCGGAGATATTATACGGGCAAAAGTACTCAATATTGTAGCTAATGAACTTATGCTAAAGCTATTTGACGGTACTACCTTTAGTGCAAATTCTCTGTCTTCTTTAGATATAGAACAGGGGGATACTGTAGATTTTGTTGTTAAAAATAACTCTAATAATCAGTTAGTGCTGGAAACAGTAAAGGGAAACGATTATAATCAAAAATCTGTAAGCAATACAGATTCAAATTTGAAAAAACAGCTCTTGGAGCTTGATATAAAGCCCGATAAAAAAAATATGGAGATTGCTAAAGAAATAAAACAAAATGATCTGCCTTTGAATAAAGATGTATTCGGGAAGATTGCGGATACAATTATCAGTTTTAAAAACGTAACACCTCAAAAAGTTGCATATCTTATTGCAAACAATATAATTCCAGAAGAAAAGAATATAGCCCTTTTAAATCAGATTATTGATGAAAAGCAAAAAATCAGTCCAATGCTTCAAGATACATTCAAGACGTTATCGGAAATAACAGATAAAGACGTTATAACGTCAATAAGTCATGCTTTGAAAGAAGCCTCTGTAGTTAAAAGTCCTGATCAGGGAAAAAGCGCTACAAATTCTTACCCCACAAAGCAGGAATTCATAAGAAACACGGTAGAAAAAGCAGTTACCGCTGGTAGTTCTTCCGTATTTAATGATCCAACGATTCCTGAGATTAAAGAAAAACTTATAGAGTTTATTAATGTAAATTCAAAAAAAGTTTTTAGCGATAATCCTGACCTTACAGATAATAAAATGTTAATGGAAAAGGCTGTATTATTTCTAAAGGAGAATGTGCAGAATTTTGAAAAATCAAATATATTTCAAGGCAAATTCATTGACAGTATTTTAAAAAATGTATTTCAAAAACTGAATGAAAAATCAAATCTTACCGATGCTCTTGTCAAAAATGAAATGCCTGCAAAACAACCTTTAGAAAAAGCTGATTATGAAAAGGCTCTGAAAGATGTATTGGACAAATTTTACGTGAAGGTTGATGAAGGCACTTCCGGTGAGGACCTTAAAATTAAAAAAGTATATAAAGAAATGTATGAAAAGCTTGATGTAATAAAAAGTGCAATAGAGCATTCAAATCCAGCCAACAAGGATGAGTTGCTAAATAAAATTGATAATCTGCAAGGCAACCTAAAATTTATCAATGAGCTAAACAATCACAGTACGTATATACAAATACCACTGAAAATGTTTGATAAGAATACAACAGGCGAGTTGTATGTGCTAAAAAAAGGCTCCCGAGGGAAAAAGATTGATCCTCAAAATGCCTCAGTACTTGTATCGCTAAATACTCAGAACTTAGGACAAGTCGACTCTTTGATAAGTGTAAACAAGAAAAATATAAGTTTGAATCTTAGAGTTGAAGATCAATCCATTATTAGCTTTATAAAAGAGAATTATATAGAACTGTATAACAGTCTGCGTGCTAAAGGATATAAGCTGGTAGATGCTAAATACAGGCTTATTGACGAGAGAATTAATGTAATTAATGCTGACCGGACAATGAAAAAAGAACTGGATTTGAGCAGTCAATCAATAGACTGTAAGATTTAA
- a CDS encoding copper amine oxidase N-terminal domain-containing protein: MKKTISLVVFFIVILNFITYTFAESTSIKMQIGNNTASFNGENKALDVAPYIEPKSGRTMVPLRFITETLGENVSWDNANNVIVISKGLKETSYTNINEFWNNTEGYIFQVNNRCYIHYIGDTAQPGYQFTGHGTYFDKDKNIIFEDNFIINPYMYPKNGSDLDQEPIIKDNRTLVPIRAISEVLGYEVSWNAKDKTILISKQ; encoded by the coding sequence ATGAAAAAAACTATATCTTTGGTAGTATTTTTTATTGTAATACTCAATTTTATTACATATACATTTGCCGAGAGTACATCAATTAAGATGCAGATTGGAAATAATACTGCTAGTTTTAATGGAGAGAATAAAGCTTTAGATGTAGCACCATATATTGAACCGAAAAGCGGTAGGACTATGGTTCCATTAAGATTTATAACTGAAACCCTTGGTGAAAATGTTTCATGGGATAACGCAAATAACGTAATTGTAATTTCAAAAGGGCTTAAAGAAACATCATATACTAACATAAATGAGTTTTGGAATAATACAGAGGGCTATATTTTTCAAGTTAATAATAGATGTTATATACACTATATCGGAGACACAGCGCAACCAGGATATCAATTTACAGGGCATGGTACTTATTTTGATAAAGATAAAAATATTATTTTTGAAGACAATTTTATTATAAATCCTTATATGTACCCTAAGAATGGTTCGGATCTGGATCAGGAACCAATAATTAAAGACAATAGGACCTTAGTGCCAATAAGAGCTATATCAGAAGTATTGGGTTATGAAGTTAGCTGGAATGCAAAGGATAAAACTATTTTGATATCAAAACAATAA
- a CDS encoding ribonuclease HII, with protein MAETAKKLTLKQIEGLLSEMTIETALEKLYGFKEEYGAKIDKLVLKYEKRKQALEKELKRFEDMCRFEKEAYVMGAKFIAGIDEAGRGPLAGPVVAAAVILPENVFINGLNDSKKLSEKQREELYSIITEKAIAYDVGIVDEKVIDELNILNATKMAMEIAVEGLKVKPDILLIDAVKLDSLKIKQESIIKGDALSISIAAASIIAKVTRDRYIDQMDSVYPDYGFRKHKGYGTKEHIDAIKKFGICPIHRTTFTKNFTA; from the coding sequence ATGGCGGAAACGGCTAAAAAGCTCACTTTAAAACAAATAGAAGGCTTATTAAGCGAAATGACTATTGAAACGGCTTTAGAAAAGCTATATGGGTTTAAGGAAGAGTATGGAGCTAAAATTGATAAACTTGTGCTAAAATACGAAAAGAGAAAGCAGGCTCTTGAAAAAGAGTTAAAAAGATTTGAAGACATGTGCCGTTTTGAAAAAGAAGCATATGTTATGGGTGCAAAGTTTATTGCAGGTATTGATGAAGCAGGAAGAGGGCCATTAGCAGGTCCTGTAGTAGCTGCTGCTGTGATACTTCCTGAAAATGTTTTCATAAATGGCCTTAACGATTCTAAAAAACTAAGTGAAAAACAAAGAGAAGAGCTATATTCTATTATTACGGAAAAAGCAATAGCCTATGATGTAGGTATAGTTGACGAAAAGGTTATTGATGAGCTAAATATTCTTAATGCCACAAAGATGGCAATGGAAATTGCAGTTGAAGGACTGAAAGTAAAGCCTGACATACTGCTTATTGATGCTGTAAAACTTGATAGTTTAAAAATCAAACAGGAGTCTATAATTAAAGGTGATGCCCTGAGCATATCTATAGCAGCTGCTTCAATTATTGCTAAAGTAACAAGAGACAGGTATATAGATCAAATGGATTCTGTTTATCCTGATTATGGATTTCGTAAACATAAAGGATATGGAACAAAAGAACATATAGATGCTATAAAAAAGTTTGGAATTTGTCCTATACATAGAACTACCTTCACAAAGAATTTTACAGCTTAG
- the ylqF gene encoding ribosome biogenesis GTPase YlqF encodes MNIQWYPGHMAKTRKILNDNMKLVDVVIELLDARIPISSKNPDFDDIFKNKPKIIVLNKSDLADEKVCNSWSKWYNSKGYANIFIDSIKGKNINQLKGQMQNLMKDKIERDKLKGRISRPIKTMIVGIPNVGKSSLINKIAGKASAVTGDRPGVTRGKQWINVNDQIQLLDTPGILWPKFEDIEVGLNLAITGAIKDDILDTVELASTLFEKLVRLYPKNLMERYKLTSIEGKTGLELLEIAGKNRGCIISGGEIDMSRISAIVLDELRGGKIGKITLEKPEDSGNGGNG; translated from the coding sequence ATGAATATTCAGTGGTATCCTGGTCATATGGCAAAGACCAGAAAAATTCTAAACGATAATATGAAGTTAGTGGATGTAGTAATTGAGCTGTTGGATGCAAGAATTCCGATAAGCAGCAAGAATCCAGACTTTGATGATATATTTAAAAATAAGCCCAAAATAATTGTTTTAAACAAGTCAGATTTAGCAGATGAAAAGGTTTGTAACAGCTGGAGTAAGTGGTATAACTCAAAGGGTTATGCCAATATTTTTATTGATTCCATTAAAGGTAAGAACATAAATCAGCTTAAGGGTCAAATGCAAAACCTCATGAAGGATAAAATCGAAAGGGACAAGCTTAAAGGTAGGATTTCAAGGCCGATAAAGACAATGATTGTCGGTATCCCAAACGTCGGGAAATCTTCTCTTATAAATAAGATTGCAGGCAAGGCAAGTGCCGTTACGGGAGATAGACCTGGTGTTACTAGAGGAAAGCAGTGGATAAACGTTAACGACCAGATACAGCTTTTAGATACACCGGGGATATTATGGCCCAAATTTGAAGATATTGAAGTCGGTCTAAATCTTGCAATAACAGGTGCAATAAAAGACGATATACTCGATACTGTTGAACTTGCATCAACGCTGTTTGAAAAGCTGGTTAGACTCTATCCTAAAAATCTGATGGAAAGATATAAACTAACTTCAATTGAAGGTAAAACCGGGCTTGAACTGCTTGAAATTGCAGGAAAGAACAGAGGTTGTATAATATCTGGCGGTGAAATCGATATGAGCAGAATTTCTGCCATTGTATTAGATGAACTGCGTGGAGGTAAGATTGGCAAGATAACATTGGAAAAACCGGAGGACTCAGGAAATGGCGGAAACGGCTAA
- the lepB gene encoding signal peptidase I, with the protein MEFNKNPENQDKAYDKELEKKFGVNYENEKPNFTKELLKWLLVIVVSVIIALMLRAFVFEWVIVQGQSMENTLYNHQVLFVDKIGYALGSPKRGDIVIFEVIQGDIGYIPITKNIPLLQSLIPPKNEVDYIKRVIGLPGDKIDIIDDKVYVNGIIQEENYIKGITRKQNFEIPCTVPENKVFVMGDNRENSKDSRQIGFVDIEKIKGKAVFRIRPLKEFGSIYD; encoded by the coding sequence ATGGAGTTTAATAAAAATCCTGAAAATCAAGATAAGGCATACGATAAAGAACTTGAGAAGAAGTTTGGTGTGAACTATGAAAATGAAAAGCCCAATTTTACAAAAGAACTTCTAAAATGGCTTTTGGTAATTGTTGTTTCTGTAATTATAGCCCTTATGCTTAGAGCATTTGTTTTTGAATGGGTAATAGTACAAGGACAGTCTATGGAGAATACCCTTTATAATCATCAAGTTTTGTTTGTTGATAAAATAGGATATGCGTTAGGATCGCCAAAGAGGGGTGACATAGTTATATTTGAGGTTATTCAAGGAGATATTGGCTATATTCCTATCACAAAGAATATACCTCTTTTGCAATCATTGATTCCACCAAAAAATGAAGTTGATTATATTAAAAGAGTTATAGGATTACCAGGAGATAAAATAGATATAATTGACGATAAGGTATACGTAAACGGAATAATACAGGAAGAGAATTATATTAAGGGGATTACAAGGAAGCAGAATTTTGAAATTCCATGTACTGTTCCCGAGAATAAAGTTTTTGTTATGGGTGATAATAGAGAAAATAGTAAGGATAGCAGGCAAATTGGTTTTGTTGACATTGAAAAAATCAAAGGTAAAGCGGTGTTCAGGATAAGGCCGCTTAAAGAGTTCGGAAGCATTTACGATTGA
- the rplS gene encoding 50S ribosomal protein L19: MDIIKAIEQEQLKAEKPKLEIGDYVKVHVKIKEGNRERIQVFEGTVIRLKGAGLKETFTVRRVSYGVGVERIFPVHSPNVDHVETIRKGKVRRAKLYYLRDRVGKAAKVKTRLG; encoded by the coding sequence ATGGATATAATTAAAGCAATTGAGCAAGAACAGTTAAAAGCTGAAAAGCCTAAACTTGAAATCGGTGATTACGTAAAAGTACACGTTAAGATTAAAGAAGGCAATAGGGAAAGAATTCAGGTTTTCGAAGGTACTGTTATTAGATTGAAAGGTGCCGGCCTGAAAGAAACTTTTACAGTAAGAAGGGTTTCTTACGGAGTAGGAGTTGAGAGAATCTTCCCGGTTCACTCACCAAATGTGGATCATGTTGAAACTATTAGAAAAGGTAAAGTAAGAAGAGCAAAGCTCTATTACTTGAGAGACAGAGTAGGAAAAGCTGCAAAGGTAAAAACAAGATTAGGTTAA
- the dptG gene encoding DNA phosphorothioation-dependent restriction protein DptG produces the protein RDSKYKIIEIYEKLNILEKKSDSGDAQYVKSIL, from the coding sequence AGGGATTCGAAATATAAAATAATTGAAATCTATGAAAAACTAAATATACTTGAGAAAAAAAGTGATAGTGGGGATGCTCAATATGTCAAATCAATTTTATAA